Genomic segment of Streptomyces alboniger:
AAGCGGACGTGGTCCCTGGGCTCGGAGAACCCGGCGGAACTCCGCGCGGAGATCACCCGCCTCCAGGCGGAGTTGGGCTCGTACAGGCAGGCCCTGTCCCGCCCCTTCCCGGTGGCGATCCTGCACTGGCCGGCCCCGGAACTGACAGAACTCCTGACGGCGTACCCGTCCCTCACCGCGGAATATCCCTCCCACGAGGAGCACTTGGCGACCATAGAGTCCTCACTGCGCGAACTCTCCGCGTCCGGAACCCCCAACTTGGGCATCGTCACCGGCACAGTCCCGTCCTACGAGGCCTTCGCCGCCTCAGAGGGCACGTCCCCGGAGGAACCGTCCCTGCTTCCCCAGTACGCGACGACGCTGGCGGCGCGCGGGCGGGCGGCGGGGTGGCCGCCGGAGCGGGGGGCGGAGTGCTGGTGCGGTAGCGGGGCCGGCTACGGCGAGTGTCACGGCGCCGGCGCCTGAACTCCTCGGCCCTCACCCCGTCCCTTGGCCGCCCGCCGGCACAATGTCCACGTGCCCGACGCAGCCCCGTCCTCACCTGCCGTCTCCGCCCGCATGAGTCGGCAGAACTCTCGCGACACCGCCCCAGAGGTCGCGGTCCGCCGCCTCCTGCACGCCGCCGGGCTGCGCTACCGCATCAATACCCCGGTGCCCGGCATGCCGCGCCGCACCATCGACATCGCCTTCGGCAAAGCCAAGATCGCCGTCTTCATGGACGGCTGCTTCTGGCACGGCTGCCCGGAGCACGCAACGTGGCCCAAGGTAAACGCGGAGTGGTGGCGACAAAAGCTCGACCGCAACATCGCGCGAGACCTGGAGACGAAAAAACACTTGGCCGAGGCCGGATGGACGGTTCTACGATTCTGGGAGCACGAAGCGCCCGACGAGGTGGCGAAACGGGTGGCTGAGGCCGTCGCGCGGAAGCGCCGGAGCGAGCGACCTCACAGAGGCGAAGGGACGCAGTGAGCAGCTTGAAATTCGTGGACATCTGCTCGGGCGGCGGAGGCATGGCCTTGGGGCTGGAGCAGGCCGGATTCCACCCCGTTCTGCTTCTGGACGACAAACAGGTCACCTGCGAGACGCTCCGCATGAACAGGCCGACCTGGAACGTGCTTCAAACGGATCTCCTGGGTTTCAAGCCGACCGACCACCGGGAGACCTACGACGTGGACCTGCTCTCCGCAGGGCTCCCACGGGTGAAGTCTTCGGCGACCGCCAAGCGCGTGGAGACCGGAAGCGAACTGCGTCTGCTCGAGGCCGCCGTATACCTGGCCCATGCCGTGCAGCCTCGCGCCTTGTTGATCGAAAACGTCCCGGGCCTCGTCGACAGCGAAGCTTTCCAAGCGGTGCGGACCTTCATCCAGAAGGAACTTGAGCATCTCGGATACGGATTTCACTGGTTCATCCTCAACGCTGAGGATTTCGGCGTCCCGCAGGACCGTAAACAAGGCGTACTCATAGCGCTGAAGCGTCAGTACTTCGACAACTTCCGCCGGCCGGCGCCGATCGACGCCCAGCACACGACAGTGGGTCAGGCGCTTCACGCGTCGATGTCCGCTCGGGGCTGGGCCGGGGCCGACGCCTGGGCAGCCCAGGCGGATCACGTCGCACCGACGCTGGTGGGCGGATCAGAGAAACGGGGAGGTGCCGACCTCGGGCTGACCGGGACCAAGAAGGCCTGGGCACGTATGGGCATCAATGGAGCCGCGTTCGCCGACGAGGTGCCCGGACCGGACGGCGTTCAGGAGTCGGACAAGTCCGGCTCCCCCCTGAAGAAGCTCACGGTGGACCAAGCGGCCATCCTTCAAGCCTTTCCCACCGACTGGATCTTCGCCGGGAAGAAGACGGCCCGCTACCGTCAGATCGGCCACGCCTCACCGCCGCCCGTGGGCAAGGCTCTGGGGCTCGCCATCGCCGCGGCCCTGCGGGCCTGATCGCGCACCACTCGTAGCCTTCCTCCCCCCTGCCCCTGAGTGCGCGCGTGAGCACCCCCCAGTCGCTGACTACACTTCGACCCCATGACCTCTGCGCCTCGTCGACCACCCCTGCCCGCGGATTTCCACATCGTGGATCTATTCGCCGGCCCCGGTGGACTCGATGTCGCAGCCACGGTCCTGGGAGTGGAATCCATCGGGGTCGAGTGGGACGAACCGACGCGTGCAACGCGTGCGGCGGCGGGCCTGCGAACCACCAGCGAGAAGGACGTCGCCGAGCTCGGCCCCTGCGATCCCGAGGTGGCGGACGCGAACGTACTCACCGGTGGCCCTCCGTGCCAGACGTTTTCGGTCGCTGGAAACCGCGAGGGGCACCAGGCACTGGAGGTCGTCAAGCGGCTGGCTTCACGTTTGGGCGGCCACGAGAACGCAGCTTCTTTCGAGGCCGCTTGGAAAGAGGTCAAGACCGAGACCGACGCCATGTCGGACGAGCGCACCGGTCTCGTGCTCCAGCCACTCCGCTGGATCATGGAAGCCAAACTCAAGCGCGAGAAGCCGTACGACGTCATCGTCCTGGAGCAGGTGCCGACCGTTCTGCCGGTGTGGAAGCACTACGTCGAAATCCTCAGGGGATCCGACTACTCGGCTGACGCCCACATCCTGCACGCCGAGGAATTCGGTGTACCGCAGACCCGTCGACGTGCCGTACTGATCGCCCGATATGCCCCAGGAAGCGGCAACAAAAGCGTCGAGTTCCCCCGACCGACTCATCAGCGATACCGCCCGGGGGTCGAGCGGCTACCGGAGTTGCAGACCCCTGAACAGAACGCCCAGGAGGCCCTGTTCGGCAGACCTCGTAGCGACGAGCCGATCAAGCGTTGGACGGCAATGCAGGATGTCCTTCACGAGCGGCCCACCGACTTCGAAGTGGTCTCCAACTACGGCTCGGGCGGCGACCCCAAGAAGCGAGGTCGCCGCACCTCGGAGGAACCGGCGGCAACAGTCACCGGCAAGATCCGACGTAACCGGGTATTTCGCCTGAAGAAGACAAGAGCCGGTACCAAGCAGATCGGCGAGGAGTTGGACCGGCTGACTCTCAAGGAAGCCGGCCTTCTGCAATCATTCCCTGCTGCCTATCCGTGGCGATCGACCGATGTCGCCCAACAGATCGGCAACGCCATTCCGCCGCGTCTCTCCCTCCACATCCTGAGCTCTGCCCTCGGCTTCGGGGAGCCGGAGGAGAAGCTGATCACGCGCCTGGAGGAGTGGCAGCCCCCGGCGGTCGACGACCCCGCCGAGAGCGCCTGAGACCGGCACGCCCGATCACGTCAGGCATTCCTGTCGCCGCTCGGCTCCCGCCCACGTACCGGTGCGTCCTCGAAGAGTTCCGCGAAGTAGTCGGCCAGCGCCTCCACCGAGGTGTCCGGGGCCCGCTCCTCATCCGGCCCCTCGGGAAGCGTCTTGTGAGGCACGGGGCCCGCCCATTCCGAAGCATCGATCCACCGCTGCAACGCATGGCCGTCACGCTCCACGTCCGGAGAGATGACGTCGTACATCAAGGTGGCAGCCGATGCATTGATTGCGCCGGCCAGAGCGTTGATCTCACGCCCGTTCCGCACGACGCCGCGGTCTATGAGACGCACCATCGCTTGGGCCGTGGGCCGATGGTCGATGACATCGAGCCGCAACGCGGTGTTGAGCATGTCCTGGTGAGTACAGGCAGTGACTACCGGACCGTAATCGGGACCGTTCCGGAACAGTTCGGCGGCCCACCACAACCGGGCGAACGTCTGAGTGTAGTGAGCGCCACGGAAGCGACCGGTCGCGACACTGGGCAACTTCCCGTCCTCCTTGGGCTCCGACATGTGGCGCCAGACGACGTAGTCGGGGGCGACGCCCAAGGCCAGGTAGTTCCAGAACCTGCGGTCAGCGGCTTCACCGCGGGTGAGCCGGAGTGTCGCATGCAGCCGCGGAGCAATCCATGCGTCCGCTTTCGTCGGCTTGCCGTCGCACCACATGCGCATGGCCTCGTCGACGAGGTCACGCACGGGACCCGACTCCGTCCGGGCACCGTCACGCGGTAGGGGCTCGGCCCTCTTGTTGAGGGCGATGGCGGGTACATCCTCCTTGCCCGTGAGCAACCCTTCGGTGAGGTACTGGGCGGCGTTGAGGTCCGAGAGCCACGCCAGGCGTTCGGGCAGGTACGCCGGTCGGTCGGTCATGAGTCGTTTCCCCGATGGAGGCGGTCCAGGCCGCGAATGGTGGT
This window contains:
- a CDS encoding very short patch repair endonuclease, giving the protein MSRQNSRDTAPEVAVRRLLHAAGLRYRINTPVPGMPRRTIDIAFGKAKIAVFMDGCFWHGCPEHATWPKVNAEWWRQKLDRNIARDLETKKHLAEAGWTVLRFWEHEAPDEVAKRVAEAVARKRRSERPHRGEGTQ
- a CDS encoding DNA cytosine methyltransferase — encoded protein: MSSLKFVDICSGGGGMALGLEQAGFHPVLLLDDKQVTCETLRMNRPTWNVLQTDLLGFKPTDHRETYDVDLLSAGLPRVKSSATAKRVETGSELRLLEAAVYLAHAVQPRALLIENVPGLVDSEAFQAVRTFIQKELEHLGYGFHWFILNAEDFGVPQDRKQGVLIALKRQYFDNFRRPAPIDAQHTTVGQALHASMSARGWAGADAWAAQADHVAPTLVGGSEKRGGADLGLTGTKKAWARMGINGAAFADEVPGPDGVQESDKSGSPLKKLTVDQAAILQAFPTDWIFAGKKTARYRQIGHASPPPVGKALGLAIAAALRA
- a CDS encoding DNA cytosine methyltransferase; the encoded protein is MTSAPRRPPLPADFHIVDLFAGPGGLDVAATVLGVESIGVEWDEPTRATRAAAGLRTTSEKDVAELGPCDPEVADANVLTGGPPCQTFSVAGNREGHQALEVVKRLASRLGGHENAASFEAAWKEVKTETDAMSDERTGLVLQPLRWIMEAKLKREKPYDVIVLEQVPTVLPVWKHYVEILRGSDYSADAHILHAEEFGVPQTRRRAVLIARYAPGSGNKSVEFPRPTHQRYRPGVERLPELQTPEQNAQEALFGRPRSDEPIKRWTAMQDVLHERPTDFEVVSNYGSGGDPKKRGRRTSEEPAATVTGKIRRNRVFRLKKTRAGTKQIGEELDRLTLKEAGLLQSFPAAYPWRSTDVAQQIGNAIPPRLSLHILSSALGFGEPEEKLITRLEEWQPPAVDDPAESA
- a CDS encoding DUF6339 family protein — encoded protein: MTDRPAYLPERLAWLSDLNAAQYLTEGLLTGKEDVPAIALNKRAEPLPRDGARTESGPVRDLVDEAMRMWCDGKPTKADAWIAPRLHATLRLTRGEAADRRFWNYLALGVAPDYVVWRHMSEPKEDGKLPSVATGRFRGAHYTQTFARLWWAAELFRNGPDYGPVVTACTHQDMLNTALRLDVIDHRPTAQAMVRLIDRGVVRNGREINALAGAINASAATLMYDVISPDVERDGHALQRWIDASEWAGPVPHKTLPEGPDEERAPDTSVEALADYFAELFEDAPVRGREPSGDRNA